The bacterium genome window below encodes:
- the bamA gene encoding outer membrane protein assembly factor BamA — MPAKLLASKFLALAFFFLLVPHTGHLGVGTVFAQQEEQKIVDVTVEGNDRVANRRVLSQAQLNVGDTYSIFNIRRAIKSLWEQGLYSDIKILSEQAPGGLKLTIKVKENPIVSRLEFKGNKKIKEQDIKDAVPLRIGGLYSPSKLQESVNKVIGLYEKKGYYNTKVEPVTDDTKSAGRIELTLKIEDGQKIRIRSIDFEGNHNFPAAKLKGALKTKEKSWLKFWRGGGYEDEKFQKDMSEKLPEFYRKNGFVNAQIMGHKMEFKEGSRDVVIRVSVDEGNKFFLGKLDVTGNSHFPDDAVKNAFTLKEGSVFNEDKFKESIQKVQELYGDEGYIYLQTQPLREYKDSTINVNLVLQEGEPATVRKIIIRGNESTFEDVIRRRVMVYPSDLFRQPLVKASYQNLVNSGFFEQDIGVEPRPVAETNEVDLVFKVKEKHTGSANFGAGFGGGYGMTGFLDLTQSNLFGRGKSVQLRLEIGSRMNNVDLSYMDPYFLNSPVSFDVGIFNMRRRYQNDPYQDLYKGFYTRFGFPTPFDNVRIYTGYSLQAIDIRGDSTTIMNYLGVNTGDYPQTSSKVSLTLTRDTRFNIQHPKDGTYHSLDAEFSGGPFGGNIGYQKYGIDTRWYIPTVAEKATLGLKANCGVVNPFGGSKSPLLDFREMYVLGGTGYGRDTDIHLRGYDDRSVGVGGVQYKRGRAFLVVTAEEEIEITKMVYGVIFAEAGNVWSELSDMDLSKLRRSAGFGVRLETPMGPLGLELGYGFDRTDAYGIPVKGGWQPHFRFGRFY; from the coding sequence ATGCCTGCGAAGCTTCTGGCCTCTAAATTCCTGGCCCTTGCGTTTTTCTTTCTCCTGGTTCCCCATACGGGACATCTGGGCGTGGGGACTGTTTTCGCCCAGCAGGAGGAACAGAAGATCGTGGATGTGACGGTGGAGGGCAACGACCGCGTGGCCAACCGCCGCGTGCTGAGCCAGGCCCAGCTCAACGTGGGCGACACCTATTCCATCTTCAACATCCGGCGGGCGATCAAAAGCCTCTGGGAACAGGGCCTCTATTCGGACATAAAAATCCTGTCCGAACAGGCGCCCGGCGGCCTCAAGCTGACGATCAAGGTGAAAGAGAACCCGATCGTCTCGCGCCTGGAATTCAAGGGTAACAAGAAAATCAAGGAGCAGGACATCAAGGACGCCGTGCCGTTGCGCATCGGCGGCCTCTACTCGCCCTCCAAGCTCCAGGAATCCGTCAACAAGGTCATCGGTCTGTACGAGAAGAAAGGCTATTACAACACCAAGGTCGAGCCAGTGACCGATGACACCAAGTCGGCGGGACGGATCGAGCTGACGCTGAAGATCGAGGACGGCCAGAAGATTCGGATCAGGAGCATCGATTTCGAAGGCAACCATAATTTCCCCGCGGCCAAACTCAAGGGGGCGCTGAAGACCAAGGAGAAATCCTGGCTCAAGTTCTGGCGCGGGGGCGGCTACGAGGACGAGAAGTTCCAGAAGGACATGAGCGAGAAGCTGCCCGAGTTCTACCGCAAGAACGGCTTCGTCAACGCCCAGATCATGGGCCACAAGATGGAGTTCAAGGAAGGCAGCCGCGACGTGGTCATCCGTGTCAGCGTGGATGAGGGGAACAAATTTTTCCTGGGCAAGCTGGATGTCACCGGGAACAGCCATTTCCCGGACGATGCGGTCAAGAACGCTTTCACCCTGAAAGAGGGCAGCGTTTTCAACGAGGACAAGTTCAAGGAGAGCATCCAGAAAGTCCAGGAATTGTATGGAGATGAGGGCTACATCTACCTTCAGACCCAGCCGCTGCGCGAGTACAAGGACAGCACGATCAACGTGAACCTGGTGCTGCAGGAGGGCGAGCCGGCCACGGTGCGCAAGATCATCATCCGCGGCAACGAGAGCACGTTCGAGGATGTGATCCGCCGCCGGGTGATGGTCTATCCCAGCGACCTGTTCCGCCAGCCATTGGTCAAGGCCAGCTACCAGAACCTGGTCAACAGCGGGTTCTTCGAGCAGGATATCGGCGTGGAGCCGCGCCCGGTGGCCGAGACCAACGAGGTGGACCTGGTGTTCAAGGTCAAGGAAAAGCACACCGGCAGCGCCAATTTCGGGGCCGGCTTCGGCGGCGGCTACGGCATGACCGGTTTCCTGGACCTGACCCAGAGCAACCTGTTCGGACGGGGCAAGAGCGTGCAGCTGCGTCTGGAGATCGGCAGCCGCATGAACAACGTGGACCTGAGCTACATGGACCCGTATTTCTTGAATAGTCCGGTCTCGTTCGACGTCGGAATCTTCAACATGCGGCGCCGCTACCAGAACGACCCTTACCAGGACCTGTACAAGGGATTCTACACGCGCTTCGGCTTCCCGACACCGTTCGACAACGTGCGGATCTACACGGGCTATTCGCTCCAGGCGATCGACATCCGGGGCGACAGCACCACGATCATGAACTACCTTGGGGTGAACACAGGCGATTACCCGCAGACCTCGAGCAAGGTATCCCTGACTCTGACCCGGGATACGCGCTTCAACATCCAGCACCCCAAGGACGGGACCTATCATTCGCTGGATGCCGAGTTCAGCGGCGGGCCTTTCGGCGGCAACATCGGCTATCAGAAATACGGGATCGACACCCGCTGGTATATCCCCACCGTAGCCGAGAAAGCCACCCTGGGGTTGAAAGCCAACTGTGGGGTGGTCAACCCGTTCGGCGGGTCGAAAAGCCCGCTGCTCGATTTCCGCGAGATGTACGTGCTGGGCGGCACGGGCTACGGCCGCGACACGGATATCCACCTGCGAGGCTACGATGACCGCAGCGTGGGCGTGGGAGGCGTGCAGTACAAGCGCGGACGGGCGTTCCTGGTGGTGACGGCTGAGGAGGAGATCGAGATCACCAAGATGGTCTACGGTGTGATCTTCGCGGAAGCGGGCAATGTATGGAGCGAGCTTTCGGACATGGACCTGTCCAAGCTGAGGCGCAGCGCGGGTTTCGGTGTGCGGCTCGAGACCCCGATGGGGCCGCTGGGCCTGGAGCTGGGCTACGGCTTCGACCGGACCGATGCCTACGGGATTCCCGTTAAAGGTGGCTGGCAGCCGCATTTCCGCTTCGGACGGTTCTACTGA
- a CDS encoding OmpH family outer membrane protein, with amino-acid sequence MRTIILSIAAVLCLSAAAFAQDAKFGFVQVEALIQNFPEADDAAKTYEKEVESWQAQLNEYQKALDDMREDFKQKSMLYSPEKQREKQDEILKKNQEAVKFYQDVFGPEGKAEKRKMELLSPIYDKVNRAIEILGQRDNYTMIFNAQGLLYAKEGLDLTEEVLKVLKTGVDVSPSGAKSGAGRSTTTGSAPRR; translated from the coding sequence TTGCGTACGATTATTCTCTCCATTGCCGCCGTGCTCTGTCTTTCGGCCGCTGCGTTCGCGCAGGATGCCAAGTTCGGTTTCGTGCAGGTCGAGGCTCTGATCCAGAATTTCCCGGAGGCGGATGACGCGGCCAAGACCTACGAGAAAGAAGTCGAAAGCTGGCAGGCGCAGCTCAACGAGTACCAGAAGGCACTGGATGACATGCGCGAGGATTTCAAGCAGAAATCGATGCTCTACAGCCCGGAAAAGCAGCGCGAGAAGCAGGATGAGATACTGAAGAAGAACCAGGAAGCGGTCAAGTTCTACCAGGATGTGTTCGGACCCGAGGGCAAGGCCGAGAAGCGCAAGATGGAGCTGCTGTCCCCGATCTACGACAAGGTGAACCGGGCCATCGAGATACTGGGCCAGCGTGACAATTATACCATGATCTTCAACGCCCAGGGTCTGCTCTACGCCAAGGAAGGGCTGGACCTGACCGAGGAAGTGCTCAAGGTTCTGAAGACGGGTGTGGATGTTTCTCCTTCCGGTGCAAAGTCCGGAGCAGGCAGGAGCACAACGACAGGTTCGGCACCTCGTCGTTAA